A DNA window from Ostrea edulis chromosome 5, xbOstEdul1.1, whole genome shotgun sequence contains the following coding sequences:
- the LOC125649078 gene encoding thyrostimulin beta-5 subunit-like codes for MRPQLILVLAFFAVVSAVDLDRVTSCLVREYNFLAQKPYLTPSGEILECSGYITVNSCWGRCDSSEIADYKIPFKISNHPVCTYARVQKRRVRIPNCHPKHPDPYYVVYDALVCSCRYCNSKYTSCETLAG; via the exons ATGAGACCGCAGTTAATTTTGGTGCTAGCATTTTTCGCAGTCGTTTCTGCCGTAGACCTAGACAGAGTCACATCGTGTTTGGTTAGAGAATACAATTTTCTTGCACAGAAACCTTACCTTACACCTAGTGGAGAGATTTTAGAGTGTTCGGGCTACATTACAGTCAATTCATGCTGGGGACGGTGTGACTCTAGCGAg ATAGCAGATTACAAAATACCATTCAAGATTAGCAACCACCCCGTGTGTACGTACGCTCGAGTCCAGAAGCGACGCGTGCGCATTCCAAACTGTCACCCCAAACATCCGGACCCATATTATGTCGTGTACGACGCCTTGGTGTGTTCGTGTCGCTATTGCAATTCTAAGTATACTAGTTGTGAAACTCTCGCTGGATAA